DNA sequence from the Pomacea canaliculata isolate SZHN2017 linkage group LG7, ASM307304v1, whole genome shotgun sequence genome:
ATAATATTACTTTATTGATTTCCGTGTCTAATTTGGTGGTAGTCGCTTTTTCCGTCTTTTATGACaatagccaaaaaaaaaatcggataCTACTAATATGTAAATATCTGCGAAAAATTCTTCgcattactgcttttttttaaccttcttgCTATTTTGCCATGGATTTGCAATGTATTCCTCCATATTTACAATTGAGTTTTTACCTAACGCTAGCAACATTAATTTGAATCCCAGTAATCTTGAAGGTGCAAGGGTTGTTTTATTATCgtgactaaaatgttttttctgtgcTCTTTataacaagttttatttgttggccatttttttttttgaaacttgtATTTCgctttattatctttaaaggACTCATGTGAGCTACCCAATTATCATAAACGTTTTTAGAAAATGCCCAGATGTGTGTTTTTAATTCCAaccttttacaaaagaaaacaaaatcaaagttaTTACCTTCCAGCAGCTTGTTATCATTCTAGTTAGTGAATTGGCATACATACAAAATGTCCTGATCATGGACGTGCATGACGGgcatctgtatttactttgtgtatgtttggCGTATGTAGTAGCACTGATCATGTGTGTTATGTGCCAATATAAGTGCATGGCTGTTTATGCTCtagtccagcggttctcaaccttttacatgtgacgacccccctgacgaacaccggtacgtccgcgaccccccttagccagctaggtcggtggaagagggggggggggagccttagctaacctcgaacgccgcgtcgaggaaatcaatgcaattcaacaacagaagaacaaagttcgtatctgcaagaagtataactgttaatgaaattttactaaagcaaattctgtggtgctaatatattcttttattggacactcactttgattaatgagaaggttgagcctgcttgctgttgcatagagaagcgaacctgtggtgcgatgttcgtaccactgctattcgcagctcagcctctgcgtccacacgatttctgtatttcgacttcagtgctgccaaagctgaaaatccttgctcacacatatatgaaagttgaaaatggcagaagaactttcattgctttctcagaaaggagaggatattcaccgttgatgctaatccagaatgttggcactggtgttgtttggaaagaccattttcagggattggtcactcgaaaggtcgatgagctgctcttcttcttgcgtggacaacccgcttgtgctaggatcagccagaaatggattacgaatccaatcgtatttagtcacatcaatttcagcgaagtaatgctgaaaccttttcttgcagtccgtttagatgggcaataattacattctttccTGATCacgattcaagttgtcagccttgcacttacacaagcacggaaacatatcaaaaatattttcttggcgtatcttttgcgtccacaacgaaatttttcggacgaagcattcatcttgtcagttgtttgtaatatggtggtgtccttcccttgtctggtcatggccttctgtcagggacctatagaagtactaggactgagcacttgcgaatgaaagggtgtgaatgatggacgtttcctgaatgcgtgccttttagatgtttaaaaaaaaaagagaagtgtgactggagagggagaggggagtcagcgatgagcgattggggaagagagagggcaaaaggtgagaggatggagattggaggcttaattgttgagagggggattgtgttttgagttttggaagtgagaagtcactgcattgccgagacagtgtacttgaatagggagaagagatttggagtttgagcccccgcatcactcggttacacaatgtaaactaatttcactaataccagtataaaaaacttttttaaaaaatgaccaccttcgcgacccccttgtaggcacgtcgcgaccccccagggggtcgcgccccacaggttgagaaccgctgctctagtctataaatgatttatataaagcgctctgagcaaaaaattttagaaagtgcccttatgatgatgatgatgatgatgatgattattattattattattattattattattattattaaaagttaaatattcaaagtaaaaagaaaacatttatcataTGGTATTTCCAGATGGCATTTGTATATTATTCTGTGACTATTTTCATCAGCGGCGTGTTTTATTTCAGCATGTAGTAATTTAACAAGAGTCTAATGgataaacaatattaataatttcGGTTTTTGTACAGCAGCTTTGTTCTTTATTGCTTGCTTTAGAAAATTAGCAGCAAAAACTAATAGCTTGTaactattaataaaaaataatacaagttGAATTGTTGTTTGATGTGGTTATGCCTGTGATCAAGAGCTGATAAGCATTATcagtgaaatgtgtttgttataCGTTCACCACTCGATTGAAAATTGACCAAGTAGTTTTTTTACTcgctttgtttctcttttttcctttagaCTTTTCATTattactcttttcttttatgttttgtggtcttttcttttcttaggcGCCTAAGTCCCTCGTCCTAGCCTGTCTTGGCACGCAGCTCCCTTGTTTGTTCTCCCCTAATTCCTTCAAAATTGTATTAGTATAAATtctccaaataaaatattggCTTCACCAAGagtaacaaacaaaagagaaaaacacaaaaacctggagaaaaagaATTCTTTAGACAAATGGAAAATTGAAAACTTCACTATTTTGAAcgattttcataaaatatacacaaatatatcccactcatccaatacagaaatttccccattcttcaaacattaaacaataaCTCAGCGAGAATCAACAGAAATACTTACCTCAAGAGGTtcaatgttattaaaaaaaatacaaaactggtaACTTCCAAGTCTAttcaggacttgtacaatacaatgcaaatgtggtcaggacttgtaccaaggactacaacaccaagtcctTTGAAgacttgttacaaaataaaaccgtccgctccggacgcactgacaacacatAGGAGACTGCCCCTTCTCGCCCAGTCACACcacaaacatccaaaacacttcaacactctttcctttgctCTTTGAACAAAACCTATCCACACCAACTTCACTAaaacaaagaccggccggccatccctgtatggcgcggcacgcaTCAGGatgttgacactgacagccccAGTAATGGGagtctttcaacctccccccTCCAATTACTTTTCCCTGTCCCCTtcctagttaaaaaaaaacatttaaaaaaatgtagcgcagcaggtttgtgacatctTCGTGCATATGTCTCTATGGTAATACACTACAACTTCtcataaaactagaaaaattaATGCAGTTGACTTCTTTAATACGTGTGCACGTAAGAACCATGCAAAAATAAAGGGTAGTTTGAGAAATTcaaaaatggacaaaacagaGGCCCAGATACTCGGTACATTTGTTCGTTTGGGATCAGTTCCATGTTGGGATCAGATCCAAGTTAATGTATTCAATAGTCGATGCCTCTACACCAAGTTTTCCACGAACGGTCGACGCAGGCTTCATTCTTCACAGGTGAAGATTGTTTCTTCTCTGCATTTACCATATCTCTCTGGGGAGTGAATTTATGGCCGACTGCGGCTCATTATATTGCCTTCGCCTTCTCTCTTCCAGCTGTCTAAAAGAATACAAAACTGTTACTCATTTAGCAACTACGGCTTAACCAACCACGTTGTCCTAATTAGTTAGCTTAATTCGTGTCACCCCTCTGTGACAGTGTACACAGGTAACAGACAATGGTGACAGTGAGAAAGAACAATACGAGTGTCAATCAGAATGGTTGTGCGTAAGTCTGAGAATGTATGTTGTACATTAGCTTATGTCTGACATTTTGGAGTATATACATTATTGTTCTCATAATATCAAGATAAGTAAGTAATTCTCCGTACCTTAAAAAAGCCATCAATCTTAAATGTCTGGCTTGAAGTCTGTTTGTAGCGTAGGACGTAACAAAATTTCTAATGACTCGTCTCGTCCCCTTGACTCTATCAGCTGTAAGTCCTTCTGCCCATGATCACAGACGGGAGCACAGCCTCATTCCAGACTAAGAGCCACACTCGTTAAAGGTTTGtctaataacaaaaaacaacaacaacaaacagaagactCCAAAGTTAACAGTTGCCGCAGAAtcccatttatattttttaggaGAGAACAAATATTGGACATCAGACACAATGTGTCTGTAGTTGTACTGAAGCCACTCCAAGTATTCAGTTCACTGTACAAAGTCGGACAAGGACGAGAGAGTATCACGTGCAAAATGTAgattataaataacaacacCTGACACTGCTGCGGTAAAGATCGTGACCTCATGGGGTCAAATACGTAAGGCATCATGCACTTCTCCCTGTCAATGCTTCACACTGTCGTCCCTGGGCGTCCACATGTTCTATCACTCAATAAAGTCTACAGCCCTGTCGATAGATTGACAGTAGGTGATGTCTCTTCACACTATGTCTCTTTTTTAAAGATGGGTAATATAATCCTCGACAGGCGATGTGAATGAGTTCAGTGTCGCTCTTCGGCATCATTTGAAAAGCAGCTTGAACTAGAGGAGACTGAAAGGTTGTGAGGACAGCAAGATCCAAAAACGTTTTTAGGTAAGACACTTACAGCAagtatttgaatgttttttaaCGAATATCAGTGACTAGGGCTGACTGAACAGTGCAAAGTACCCCGCAGcaattttttcatctttcatacattttttttttagtagattGCATTTAATATAGAAAATATGATAAGAtaactgtatttgtatttgGCGTGTTATGATGTGACAATGTGAGCTGACATATATGAGACACCGaatggcatttttaaaataagttttcctCTCAAGCTATGCGCTCTACGGTTTCATCGACGAATCATCGAAGTGACTGGCCTCTGTTTTTTAGAGTACGATTCGTTGAATAAATTTAAACGTGCTGACGCATCGACAACATTCACTCTTCATCAGGAGGCTCCCACCTACCCGTCATGTTTTGTAcactttctgtaatgttacagaggacCAAAAACGCATCAAAGACCTGAAAATGAGACAATTCCTGCTTTGGACAGTCTGCCTCGTGTTACTGCccctgtgtgtggggggtaagagagttgtcttcatgcCCTCTCCCTTCACCAGCCACACCAACTACCACACGAACGTAGCGCGGACCCTCGCTcggcaaggtcacgaggtgtggttGACCATGCCCGACTACCTCGTCAACAGACGGGTGTTGGACACgactaacttgactgtcatcgaGTACCAGACATTGATAAACTTTGAGGAGATGTTCACGGCCGCTTTCCCCGGCAACTATTTTAAGGGATTGTCTGAGGATTGGAGTCTGGTCATGTCTATtggcttacaattttgtgatactcttcttacGAACGCTTCTTTCTTCCAGAACGTTAAAGAACTGCGTCCAGATCTTTTTGTTTTCGACAATGTACGGTTCATGaacatgatgacgataatatctTATAGACTTGGGgtgccttttgcttttcttggagCATTTTACGACCCGTGCTACGAGCGAATCCCTTTACAGCCTTGCAACATACCAGTGCCAATTTTTATTCACAATCATCATATGAGTTTTCTTCCGCGAGTTTTATCCACTGTAAttcatgttttttcttctgtggTGGACGGATTTTCCTACAAAGACgcagtcagtcgctatgcaCCAGAAAATTGCCTTTCCTTACTATAgacatgcttgtagcaagagctgagatctggttggTTACCACGGAACACATCCTAGACTACCCGAGACCATCGATGcccaatgtcaaactaattGGAGGAACAGCTACAGGTCCTGGTAAACCATTGCCACCgcagtttaaatcttttatggatgatGCAAAAGAAGGAGTTGTTATCGTATCGTTTGGTAGTTATGTCCTTAATCCACCAGAACcaatcacacaaaaaatcatGAATGTGTTGAaagatttaccttttaaatccgtTTTCCGCTCCAACATTTCGTCACCAAACTCAAAGAAGATCCtgacgtcgtcatggatacctcaGAATGACCTGCTGGCTCACCCCAACACTCGAGTGTTTGTCAGCCATTGCGGTAATGACggtcagtacgaggctctgttccacGCCGTGCCAGTGGTTTGTACGCCGATCTTTCTtgaccagttctacaacgctgagcgcatgcgcgtaaagggCATGACAAAgactgtcgacctcaacaccgtcagtacacacgagctgcactccaccattctcaaagtggccaccaacacgagctacaagcaggccatcaccaaagcctcggaactgtttaaaatcgaattcggtgtccctgtggagaaagcggcctactggcttgatcacgtgatgaaatatggcggccgTCACCTGCGTTCGTCAGGACATGAAGTttctttcttacaattttcgtgctgggatgtttatgcttttcttttatcttgtgtACTACTGATACTTCTGATTGTAGTGTATCTGGTTTATAAAGCattcaaatgtttcttctcGAAATCAAAGccaaaaatagaataaaaaaggaGTGAATACTACTAAAAAGATTTCTTAAACTTCCAGAAgtgagtaaataaacaataaatctaCCCATTGACCAGCATAGGCAAAAGAGTTTGCTCCAGTTTTGAAATTAACCTTTACTAAgcacattacaaaataatttttccctcATAATCCTTCAGAAAATAAGGTTTCTTGCATTATtgtaactgaaatgttttattactctttatattttaatgttttcttgttagTTTTATTAACCTTCAAACagctataaaaacattttatgtagcaaacttttttgtaaaattaggACAAAACATTGAGATTGGTGTTTgtcttagttttctttttttctttattttttttttcctttttcaaaccGATTCAAAATacatcttattaaaaaa
Encoded proteins:
- the LOC112567658 gene encoding 2-hydroxyacylsphingosine 1-beta-galactosyltransferase-like, with product MLVARAEIWLVTTEHILDYPRPSMPNVKLIGGTATGPGKPLPPQFKSFMDDAKEGVVIVSFGSYVLNPPEPITQKIMNVLKDLPFKSVFRSNISSPNSKKILTSSWIPQNDLLAHPNTRVFVSHCGNDGQYEALFHAVPVVCTPIFLDQFYNAERMRVKGMTKTVDLNTVSTHELHSTILKVATNTSYKQAITKASELFKIEFGVPVEKAAYWLDHVMKYGGRHLRSSGHEVSFLQFSCWDVYAFLLSCVLLILLIVVYLVYKAFKCFFSKSKPKIE